The sequence below is a genomic window from Nicotiana tomentosiformis chromosome 6, ASM39032v3, whole genome shotgun sequence.
AATGAGACATCTCAACCTTAAAATCATTTAGCAAACATGAGATGATAAACGGTATTTAACCAATTCGGGCAAGATTGTAATTCTCCCTTATGCAATGTAGCTATCAAATGCTTCCCAAGTCTGAATGAATCTAGGCTGATCAAGAAATTACTCGCAAACAATAATTCTCCCAAAAGCAAATCGAAGCACCGCCACTCATGACCCATCACAACCCACCAAGACTATCAACCATCATTGGACCAGCCTAAACCTCCTACCTATTTGCTCTGCAGCCTAGGGACTGCAAGTGCACAAGTAAATTTAATAACCACGAGGGAAAACACTTCCACTTCTCAAAAGCTGAATCATATACCTGGACTATGCTATCTTCGATAACAATCACATTTAAGTAAAACTATTAAACGAGAACTCATGAATTAATTCAGCAGAGTAACTCTTAGCTGAAGAAATCTCCATATTTAATGCTTCTAGGCAAATCTGTCAGATAAATTACCTTGTTAGACCAGCGAGCTTCGTACGAAAATCATTGAAATCCTTGGACGGTCCTGTAGCATTAAGGTAAGTTTGGAGTTCCTTTTCAGCACATTGATGAAGCCTCTCTAAACCAGCCTCTGCCTCACCTGTACAGATTGTCGCATACAAGAAAGAAACAGAAGCATGAGACAAGTTCACTGTAGATGATCAAGGACAAGCAAAACAGATGATCAAATCTTTAAATACCTTGTAAGTACTCAAAAAACTGCCTTTTTGCATGCTCCTGTTCGGGTAGGTAGTATCCATATGCATAAGTCCATTTTAACACTCTCCTACATTCAACTATCTGCAATTTATAAAGGGAAACATCAATTGCTCCATATTACAAGCCCCGATAAAAGAACAATTCCAAAGTTCAGAATAACTAAAGCATCAACTACTGATTACCGAATGATAATGTCCAACTTAAAATATCCTATAAATAAAACTATGAGCTTGCCAATATCAAAAAGTTTAGGTATCCCAATGAGTAGGTTTAGGCATTCACATATTACTCATTTCCAACCAAACCCTTTTATCGGGAAACAGCTGTAGAGAATTGCATACGAATGGGAAGCCCTATGGATGAAAATTATTCTTGCAAAAACCGTCTATAAATAGAAACTATTTCCATGTCTTTCATCTGGATTTGCAACCTCATGAGAGGAGCATATGGAAAGGAATGTGACAGAAAGAAAGTATTACTCAAAAGGGACCAGATCCAAATTTCATTTGATGTGATGCAGAAACTTAACCTTGAAAGACGAATCCCCAACCCCGGATGTATGGTGCCAGGACTTATCTTTGAAAGACAATTCCCCTCGCCCTCATCCATTATCATGGATAAGGAGGCCAGTGTAGTACAACCAATTCAAAACAGGGAATGGGATGAGGCTGATGATTCCAATTCAAAACAGGGAATGGGATGAGGCTGATGATTCCCTACATACAGGCACATGTACCACATCGAGGGTGAAAAGCCAATGTGGATAAGGCCAACCATGAAATGATTCCCAGGGAAGTCATATTATAAATTCTTATTGTTCAGAGGAATGCAATTTTGAATAACTTATGTaaatgtgaagaagaagaagaagaagaagattgcAGTGTTCACCTGTTGACAGGATTCTAAAATGAACTTCAACTGTGACTCGGGTTGGCACTGTATTTCACTAAGCTTTTCAAGCTGCAGAGATAAACCAAAAGCTAACATTAAACACATATTTGAATAGACATCACAACGAAAAACAAATGTTATGCCTTGAGAGATAAACTAGAGCAGAGAAAAAAAGACTCTTTTCCAGCAAACAAATTATTCAGCATTGAGACTCTTACGATGTCATTTCATTAGCCTGTGTATAGTAAGTGGAGCTAAATCACAACCAGGTAtcaaaaataaatcaaaaccAAGTAGTACATTAGTAATGCACACTGATCCTACAGCAAACCAAGATCAAATCAAACAACAGCCACACTTGATAGATTCTAGATCAAATTTACGACTGCACCCCAGTTTCAAGTATCTTCACATAAGCGAAAAAAGTACCCCATCATAGCAAGAATAACTGTTGGATGTGGCAGATATCATTACTTACATGAACAGTTTGCATTTGATGCAGATCTGCCATTGCTTTTTGCCTCGACTGCCATTAGGAAAACAAGGAATATTAGGTTTACAAAAAAGTGAACGTAAACTCCAATTCACAAATTAATGTAAGTTTCACCATTATCGAGAAGTATACAACATCAAGAGGAACTTTCAATTTCACAAATCAATGCATGTGTCACCATTTTCAAGAAGTGTATAATCTGTTTCCAGAAAACAGTAGAAGAAGAGAGCGCCCACAAGAGATAAAAATCAATGGCATCAGCCGATAATCTCATTTCTATTCTAGGCATCAATCATCAATAATTCCAAAAGGAAACTGTAGATAGGGAATTTCAATTCCAGTATCTACAAAGAGGAGAACTGGAAAGCAGCAGCAAACAGGGTAAATACCACGTAACCCTAATCCTCCTCTCACACTCCATAACAGATCTTCCCCATGCACAAAGGGCTACAGAATATTGGTGCAGCTTCAACCAACACTGACAGGTTTAAATGTTCATAGAGAGATGTTTCGGCCAACTGCAAATCTCCGGCAAACAAGGCATGATAATTTGATTAAGCTGAGTTTTGATACAATCAAAGGAAAGGTGATTGGATTAAAATTGGTCTAGGCAAAGAAAAATGTATCTCATAGCTGGTAGCAAACCCTTTGACATGGTCCAGACAGCCCCAGACACGGACATCTGTATGGGTGGTTAGAGAGGTTTAGAAGCTTCAACAGGCGAATGATGATTAGCAGACCGACTGTTACTATGGGTGTGAGACCTTAAAATCAACAAGAATCAAACTCCCTTGACATGCATAAACAGAACGCAGATGTGCCTACAAATGAATAGTACAAGTATTTGTAATTCATTTTGGTGTTATTAACACTATAGACCATGGTGGACTGTCAAGCTCCGATTTTTACAACTCGTCAAATTCACTTGTTTCCTTTTCATTGTGTCAACATGGTTTCTGCTTCAATTCTATAGAGATGCAAAAACCTATCCAGTTGGCAAACACCTCTCACAGGTTCTAATGACTAAAAGATGCGGCACAAAAGTATAGGAGCAGACTCACATACTACATTTTTGTATCCTGCAACCCAACCTAGAACATTGGGGAGCCAACTAGACCTTTAGGCCAACATTAAGGACATTTAGGAAAAAGATATCCCCCTTCTTTATCAGTTTCCTTTAGCAGTCAGTCTCAAAGACTAATAATTAAAAAATGTCCATGGATATTGGGTGAAATCGATGATTAGAGAAAAAGGAAGTACTAACATATAAAACCAACTAGAGAAATACCCTTCGTTTTTTATACACATAAACAAGAACTGAAAATCTTTAGCCAAACAGAGTTATTCATACCGATTGGTTGGTTGCCCAACGTTCGTAGTAATGCGTGTATCTCTCCAGAGAGTTTTTGGCCATCTCTCTCCTCCTCTCGGCTTCATCATACTATATGCAACAACGTATACATGAGTATATAGGACATCATCTATTACGTTCAGGATCAACAATTACAACAAACCCAAATTCAAAGAATAGGTTGTAAAATAATAAACTAGAATTCATTTATGCACAAACCAGAAAAATCAACTCACCACACCCTCTTGTTTTGCTGATTCATAGCGATTACATGCATAAAATCCACCAGTCCTTTCACCATGGTCTGACCACGCACCAAGACATAACCTACGAGATATAATACACGAGTAAGGACCTTTGGGTAACCACATATTTCAAAATGAGTATATCCGGTGATCATCTACTTTAACATGTATAACAAACAAGGAAAATCCCTGAAAAAGTAAGCCCAATGAATGCCCTAGAATAATTTTCGACGAAAATCACCCTAAACTTTTCATCATGTAGAACCTCAAGACATGTTCGTTGATAAAtatgtttcttttcttttgcGCTCCCACAAAAAGAGTACAAGGTAGGTAGTGAAGTTCAAGAAAGAGCAGTCTAATGTACAGAATAGGTCTAGGTGTCAAAGTCTTACCAGCAAAACTCAAATTTACATGGTGGCGTACAAGTCATGTGCATACACCCTTGGTTCTTTTCAATTGGCCGCTTGCACTTCGGACAGGGCTTGGAATTAGCCAAGATCCTGAAATCACCACAAAAGAAAAGTTAAATGTCAGACAAACAAGCCTGTTTTTATTTGGGATCTAATAAGTGTAAGATCTCAGCATATTAACCAAaacgatttcaacccaaactgcAGTGGATAACAAGAAACACTGAACAAAATATATAGATCAGTATAACACGTTATCCACTCTGTTGACAATATATATCACAATTATTAAGTGTTGTAGacatataataaaaatacaaGTGTTCTATCTCTATCAAGTATCAACTTAAGCTTTCAGATGAGACGGTTCATGTACATCAACATGATACTAGAGCAAAGAAGATGTGAATTGGAGTCCCTTTGCAATCGATCAGCAAAATATTTCCACGTGTTTGACCCAATAAAACCAAACCACGCGTCTGGGATCGTGGTGACAAACTAAAACAAACAAAAATGCTAAGCTGCTCAGAATCTTCAAAAATACCGCCAAGTGTGTGTCGGATCCTCCGAAACCAATGCTTTTTGGAGGATCCAACACGGGTGCGGCAGCATATTCGAGCAACATAGCTCTAATAACTTATTCTTTTAGATAGACAGTTCATACACTTCAAGACCAAGTTTCCTTGACATCGAGACAACGGTTGAACATAATCATATTTTTTCTACTATATTAGCATCATTGTCTCAACAGCAAGGGAAGAGCTTGTTAATAATCGAAAGCCTAAATCTTTATTCATAGTTGTCTGTAGTAATTGGCACATAAAGTCCTCCTAAAGTGTAGAGAAAGACAAAAAAAAGTCCCACCAGCTTGTGGGAGAGAATGTTCGAGTTCTCCAGAAGCTCCCCTATGTCTTTCCTTCCAAATGATCCTCATAAGCCCCCGAGTTGCTTCTCATGTTATACCCACTCCTCTGCCTCTTCTAATTTTCAACCTTGCATCACGTCTTCTACACATCAGCATTATCAAATGAAGTCCGAACATGTTTCACACAGTGATATGCCTCCAGGAGCTGGGGAACTGAAGTAACAGATGATTGATGTCTTTTCATGCATTTTAAAGATGAAGTACCACTGACATCGACTTCCTTCTTTTTTCCCTGTACTATCAACTGTTAAATGGCTCGCTATGCTGCTGCTCATGCAAAAAGAGATGCATTCCTACTTATTTCGAAAATCATTTGTTTTAAAAGGATTCATCAGTGAGAACAACCGATGAAGCTTTTTGTGCAACTTCATAAGTGCTCTTCAGATTCATAGTGAGAGAGGAATGTCACCACCCTCTCTCCTTATTAGGCTGTTCTAAAAATACCTCAGTATGAATATCCCATGCTCTCTGGTCCACCGCAAGGAAAAAAACACTATCcaaaactactatttctcttCTATTTTATGATGAACTCTACtcaacatttttttttttgtgcgGGAGAGAGGGGGGGCAGGTAATGGTTTCAATGATAAGGCATCCAGAAATGCAAACTTATAAAAACTGGTTCTTATGTATAAGATAAAGAGTCGACAAAACTAAGAAGTTGCACCACattatttttttttggaaaagtAGATAAATCATATATTTCATTAGTAGAGTACGAAGAAGGTACTGCAGAAAAACCACATCAAGAGATAAAATTGCACGACATTATTTACATCCAAAATATTTTTCCTAGCTATATGAATTCAAAAGGCAACTAGCTTTTAGGGAGGGGATTGATCTGGTCCTCCTTGGAAAGATATCCTTTTTATAAGTctacttttcttttttcttaagcTATCATAATGGTTCATTAGACAGGGCTTCTTCGTTTTTTTACAAGGACATGAGCTTCTTCAAAGCTTCAATATTTCATGTTCTAAATCAAAAATAAGATAGAAGTCCATTGGTTGATTAGTACAAGTATACAAATGACTAGTGACCTTTAGCCCATGCTTAGTGCATGCAATAAATTAGAATTGTTGTTAGACTAAAACTATAAATTCAATACATACATAGATTTTAAGAGATATACACTAAGTTGTAATATTGCAACATTGTATCATGGTAGTTGCTCTTTCTTTTGATTCAGTTTTTTGCTATttaaaattgtaatatttgattCTTTGATAGTCAGCTTAAAATTTTGCCTTTGGTTGTGATTTTCAGATAAATGAGCAATTACAATTATTTCATATTTAGTCGATAAAATGTATAACATGGAGGAGCGAAGTTGTTTTCTAACTATGTGTGCATAATCAGTTATATTTCGTTAGCCTTAATTTGCCCTGTATTGACATTTGTTCCTGGAAAAACCTATCTGGACTCCAAGGATTGCGTTGAAAAAAAAAGACCCAAAGAAATTCAAAAATTAGTTCAAATTTGACTATAAATATCAGATGTTTTATATAAAAGTATGCAATATACAACAATTAAAATTAGTTCATatctttccccaatttttctaTTTCGCCTTAAACAAACAAAAAATAAGTTTTAAAAAGCTTTGCACAAGTCCTGATGCAAGTTTGTTCATCCATTAGAACTTCTAACTATCTGCCCAGAACTTGCAGAAAGCAAGCAATTTTTGTACAACTTATCTAAACGGTGTCAAAACTTAAACAGTCGCACGAAAGCAGCCTATTAGTGAAAATCACCCATATCTTTTGTGTGTAGAGAATATCAGTGTCATATGTAACTCTATGATTGAATTTACTTTAATAACTGAAAATCTTTGTTACCCCCTTTATTCCGCCTTATGTGGCACTATTACTATTTAAAGAGTTAAAGAGATATTTATTTGACCAATTTTTCATATACAAGTATTTTTTATTATCGACTATCGTGACCTATAGTACTTTTTATGTAGTTCTAAATATGTAagttttatttcaaaacaaagtTAAATTAGTTGACCCTTGTATTCCAATTCCCGCCACATAAAATAAAATGGAGGTCGTATATAGAATTTCtaattatttttgttcttatttaAAAGTATATGCTCTAAGAGAAATTGCATATATAAGAGTAAATATTATATATGTAAACTCAATAGAAACATATTTATGGTTTTAGTGAAATAAGAATGGTGAGCTAAATGTAAGGAATGAGGATTCATATTGCcgccccaacttgtttgggactgatctatagttgtttgttgttgttgtagagaaataacaacaaaaaacccagtgtagtcccacaatcggggtctgggaggggaaggtagagtgtacgcagaccttaccctggCTTTTTaggcagagaggttgtttccggtagaccctaGGCTCAGGaaggaaaaagtattttttcttatatatttattattttctatATAGAACGGTATCCATTCTTACATAAGCATATGTTATGTTTATCATTTTACAACCATATTCAAAGCTTGATCAGGGGTTGTGGAGCAAAAAGGCTTGATTAGCGCATTGCTGCAATTTTCCAGAAGGAACAGCCACTGGGAAGTGAAGCTATGGAAGTTTCAAGATtggagaaaaagagagaaaaataaggaGAAAAGCAATGACGTGGTGCCCCTATCTAAACATTTGAGAAAACATTCAGATAGTTGCTAGGTGTCGTCACACACCACCTTTTGATGCTATTGGCAAAGGTCATAACTGTCCCTGTGAGGACGATGAAAACTTCTTGTACTCGTTTATATATACTACTCTCTTCACCCCAATTTATGTGACATCTTTCCTTTTAGTCAGTCCCAAAAAGGACACCTTTCTGTATTTAGTAATTAGTAACAATATTTTTTGATAAGTTGCCCATTTTATCATTTTATAGGCAGACAAATATCTACGGCTCattttagaccacaagtttcgaaagtcttcctttctttcttaaactccggGCCCAATCAAATACCgtcacataaattgggatagAGGGAGTAATAAAATATTGATCATTCACCAACCCTTGTGTCACATGTTTACCTAGTCACCAGCTAAGTATCCCTCCCCCCTATAAGTGGTATTATGCTCCTCTATTCCACTTTATATGAAACCCTTTCCGTTTTAGTCTATTTCACAAAGATTAACACCTTGCTATATTTGAATACtctttaattttaaaattcttaGTTTACCCTTAACATGACATGTTGAAAACCACAAGTTTCTAAAGGTAGTTTTGGTATGTTATACTATATATTTTGATGTGCCAATGGTCTTCCTTTCTTTCTCAAATTTTGTGACCACAAAAGCACTATTACATACAATTAAAAGGAGCGAGTACTCTTGGTACTGATCTAAAACAGAAAAGATTAATCATTCTGGAGAGGAACAACAGAAGGCAAACCATCAAATACAACAGCTTTAAACTGCACAAATATATTACCCAAACAAACACCAAAAAGAAACAGAAGctctctgtttttttttttctcaaGAACAAAAAATTCCCATTCATCAAATACTAACAGAGATATCAATAGACGAAATAAGAGCGCACACTGAGCATAAGATAAATACTTACCAATTCATATTTTCTGACTCGGCACTGTTTTTCAAAATCCATTTGGACACGGTATCACAGTCCACGGGCCGATGAGCCTCTTCTGTACACTGCAAGGGAACAATGAAAGAGTAAGAATGACGGTCTCATGAACTAAAAGATAAAGCTAATAAAAAATTGATGAGTCTTACATTCCAACAAAAACTGAAGGAACAACCGCAAGTAACGTCATAGCTTCCACTTCCAAGATCGTACTCTACTGCAGAATCACAACCTGGGGCAGGACACCATTTTGTCTACAGAAAACAAGGTAAACAAAGATATTACACTCCTACCAATAAGGCAAATAATCAACAGTGATGGGAAGAACCCTCgcgacccaaaaaaaaaaaagacatgtCAATACAATGTGATATATAACAGCCAATGATAATTTAAGTACTCCATGGAAGATCCAAACTACTCAGCAGAGATGGCAGCATCAATTAATTTATAAATGTGAAGGGATATCCCCTATACTACATGTATACATCATTACTAGAAAGTTCATGCAAAAACAGATCATCTATACCAGAAGGCAGCAAAAACTGCAAAGAACATGTACAAACTATTGCTTATCTTGAATATTAGATAGAAAAAAAATGCAAAAGCCAGAAACAAAAATGGAAGAGTGAAAGAGAGCAGGAGAAGCAAAAGTATGTATAAGTGAGATAAAAGACCAAGAGATTTGTAGTTAGTGTTGCTACTTATCACCAAAATAATGCAGGACAAAAGCACTGAACTCTAAGCAACTATCTCGCTTAGAAACATACAAGAATTAGCCAATTAGACAGATGTCGTTCCCATTACAATTGTTATGCAGGTCCTCTACCAGATTCACCTCATTCCTGCCTTTGTTTcaacatatacatatacatatatatacacatatatatgtgCTTACAGAAGTAGAAAAGAAGCATAACCACTTCGAAAGGAAAATCTTAGGCCAGCGGATAAATATAATTCAGAAGAATATGTGAGTAATTCACACGGAGCATATCGTTACTTCATCAATGGTTCAACCAAATAATCACTGGTAGAACAAAAGAATCTGAACTATGCAAGTTCTCAAAAGCATCCATTAGTTGATTATGGCATTGTTCCTGGTCACAGTCTTGATAAAGTAATGGCAACTAAATTAGTAATTTTCCTCATCGCATGCTGAATAAATAAATGCATACAGAGTGAGTGAGCAAACTAAACAAGCACCTCTCCTGTGATATGAGAGACTCAAATTCATGGACAACATATTGATGCACAAATAATCCTTTTGCACCATGGTGCAATGTCCAACGTAATATGCCTAGCTCATTAAAAACCAAACTTTGACCTCATGTGAGAAGCACATGAGACCTTTCAATCTGAGCTCAATGCACGGCCTTGCCTTAATTTCTATGTTACGTGGACTCTCCAAAAtgttgccgcacccgtgtcggatcctccaaaaatacactactTTTGAAGGATCTGACACGTACCCGAAAACATCtttggagagtccgagcaacatagcttAATTTTCCTAGCATTAAGAACACACTAACCTGGCAGGCATTAGATACCTACCTTTCTATTGTCTTCAATATAGGATCTAAGAAGGTAACGATAGTACTTGTCCTTATCTTCGCCAGATGCCAACGTATCAATCATATTTTGACCAATGGCAGCATCACATGATGGGTCAGGGCACCGCAGTGTTAAGCATCCAGGGCCGTCATTAATGGATGTGGTAATGTAAGCTGCCAGAACAAGGACAAAACCATTAGACAAGAAAATAAATGCCCCACTTCACCATATTGCTCACACTATGTTGCCAGCATGGCAGTATTCAAAAATCTGACATTTGACACCCTCACGTGCATCAAAATTTTATATTGCTCCCTAAATGATCCACACACACCATTTCAACATATTGCTCACACTAAGTTGCCACCCCGGTAGCATTTATAAAGCTGATATTTGACACCCTCACGTGCATCAATGAAGTGGAAGTAGAAACTAGATTGCTGCTTGGTAATACAAGGGCTTCACCACTTTTCCAAGATGACCAGACAATAGATCTTAAGATGTGCATACTTAATTGATACACAGGTCATGGTTACTACTAGCTTGACACAATCTGGAAAGTAAAACTAGTACCAAGCTTCTAGGGTTTGCACGTACAGATGGCTACACTTTTCAACAAAGAAGGATTTTTAACCCgggaaaagaaatgaaaacaaATAACCGGATAATAAACCTCAAAGCGCATGAAAATTTAGCCACTTCCTTCAATTTCAGAGCAAAAGCAAAAGTATAGGTGGGCCAAAAGCTTCCACAAGAAACAAACCTTTCCAGCAAGTAGTACAAAAAGGATGACCACACTTAAGAGATCTTATGCCATCAGGAGGAAAATTGTCAAAGCAAATCCCACACGCCACCTGCCAAGAGGATATCTTGGTGAAATAAGCAATATATATAGATTTGGGTCACCAGGAAGAGAAAGAAGTATCAAGCAATCATTGATCATTTGGCTAAAAATTGCATCCGTCTCTGCAAACATAGTAGAGAACTTACTTCCTTAACTTTTGAGAGATGGATAACAGGCTTCTCCAACAAACCGACAGACTTGCGAACTCTTTCTTCATCAGCAAACCACTCCTCATGCACCTTGTTCACACTCCTAAAATCATCATAGTTTTAGTCTTTTTAAAAACAAGTCAAGCAGGAGGAAAACCAAAAACCAAGTCCATCATAACTCATATACAAGTGGAAAGCACAAGAGCATAGGATGATGCACCATTAACATTTCCAAAGATATTCATCAAGTCAAAGCTAGAGAAACATGTCAATACAAGCAATAGCATCCAAATTCCAAAGGCACACAGAATAACTATTAAGTTGCTACGTAAAGGGAAAAAAGATCAGGTTACCAGTTATAACGTCGAAGTAGTATACAGGCAGCTTCTCTTTGTAAGGACAGAAGAGCAGAAATTGTCGTTATATCGTCTTCCTGCCGTTGACGTATATCTTCTTCCTTCAAGACAGTATAATTTTTCTGCAAATTGCAACAGCAGCATGTGAATACAAAACCGAAGAGGTATTAATGACTAAGAAGAAGGAGAAACCAAACAAAAATAGCACAGGTAAAATGCGAATTCTCACATATCGGAGCCTAAATTAAGAGAAGCTACTTCTAACACATCGAAGCTGTCATAAATCAACTCTAGCCCAGGAGAAGCCCCTTTGTAGCACATCAAAGTGATTACTAGCTAAGAATATACAGTTGTCCCACACTTACACCAGAATCAAAAACAAAAACAAGCAAGTACATATAGCTGACACAGCAATTCACTGTTCATTGGGATTCCAATAGACTGTTCATTTAAGCTACAAACCATATACTAATTACTTTAAAAAGTTGGAACATTGTCcaaaataaaattacataaaccATAACATCAGAACTCATCAAAGTCCATAACCCCATCAATCAGGATTGTCTACTTGTTCATCACGCAATGCCTTTCCATAGTTTAGAGAATAAAAAAGAGTAACTTTTGAAGTCACACGGCGCAATTATTCTATCCCCATGTTCGAGGATACAATAAAGGTGCAGGCTTTATAGTGAAATTCACTTGGAAATACACAGACACAAAAAGTAACATTGGGACCCATCA
It includes:
- the LOC104085970 gene encoding probable E3 ubiquitin-protein ligase ARI7 is translated as MESEDDMHDANDMESVDEDFYSDGDGYGGAALDSDGDDADYDFMGNESDDSNDQAVNRSQKNYTVLKEEDIRQRQEDDITTISALLSLQREAACILLRRYNWSVNKVHEEWFADEERVRKSVGLLEKPVIHLSKVKEVACGICFDNFPPDGIRSLKCGHPFCTTCWKAYITTSINDGPGCLTLRCPDPSCDAAIGQNMIDTLASGEDKDKYYRYLLRSYIEDNRKTKWCPAPGCDSAVEYDLGSGSYDVTCGCSFSFCWNCTEEAHRPVDCDTVSKWILKNSAESENMNWILANSKPCPKCKRPIEKNQGCMHMTCTPPCKFEFCWLCLGAWSDHGERTGGFYACNRYESAKQEGVYDEAERRREMAKNSLERYTHYYERWATNQSSRQKAMADLHQMQTVHLEKLSEIQCQPESQLKFILESCQQIVECRRVLKWTYAYGYYLPEQEHAKRQFFEYLQGEAEAGLERLHQCAEKELQTYLNATGPSKDFNDFRTKLAGLTSVTRNYFENLVRALENGLADVDSQGACSKAPSSKNVAGSSKAKGGGRGKSSTRT